The following coding sequences are from one Melospiza melodia melodia isolate bMelMel2 chromosome 2, bMelMel2.pri, whole genome shotgun sequence window:
- the LPAR6 gene encoding lysophosphatidic acid receptor 6, which translates to MVSSNCSTEDSFKYTLYGCIFSMVFVLGLIANCVAIYIFTCTLKVRNETTTYMLNLAISDLLFVFTLPFRIYYFVTRNWPFGDILCKISVTLFYTNMYGSILFLTCISVDRFLAIVHPFRSKTLRTKRNAKIVCAAVWITVLAGSTPASFFQSTNRRNNTEQRTCFENFSEDTWKTYLSRIVIFIETVGFFIPLILNVTCSTMVLRTLNKPLTLSRNKVSKKKVLKMIFVHLVIFCFCFVPYNITLILYSLMRTQTWVNCSVVTAVRTMYPITLCIAVSNCCFDPIVYYFTSDTIQNSIKKNRSTRPRDVRFSERPVSESFIQHSLQTIKMKIFDSDSTI; encoded by the coding sequence ATGGTAAGCTCTAATTGTTCCACTGAGGACTCCTTTAAATATACTCTGTATGGGTGTATCTTTAGCATGGTGTTCGTTCTTGGCCTCATAGCGAACTGTGTAGCCATCTACATTTTCACTTGTACTTTAAAAGTGCGAAACGAGACTACAACTTACATGCTTAATTTAGCCATATCAGATCTGCTTTTCGTGTTTACATTACCCTTCAGGATTTATTACTTTGTAACCAGAAACTGGCCGTTTGGAGACATTCTCTGCAAGATTTCCGTCACCCTCTTTTACACGAATATGTACGGGAGCATCTTGTTTCTGACTTGCATCAGCGTGGATCGCTTTCTAGCCATAGTGCACCCCTTCCGATCCAAGACCCTGCGGACCAAACGGAACGCCAAGATTGTCTGCGCCGCAGTGTGGATAACCGTGCTAGCAGGCAGCACACCAGCAAGCTTCTTCCAGTCCACAAACcgccgcaacaacacggagcaaAGGACGTGCTTCGAAAACTTCTCAGAAGACACGTGGAAAACCTACCTGTCCCGGATTGTTATCTTCATTGAAACGGTTGGGTTTTTCATCCCGCTCATCCTGAACGTGACCTGCTCCACCATGGTCCTACGGACCCTGAATAAACCGCTCACGCTAAGCCGGAATAAAGTAAGCAAGAAAAAGGTACTCAAAATGATTTTTGTCCATTTGGTGATATTCTGCTTCTGCTTTGTGCCTTATAACATTACCTTAATACTCTACTCCCTTATGAGAACACAGACCTGGGTCAATTGCTCAGTGGTGACTGCAGTCAGGACTATGTACCCCATCACTCTGTGCATCGCTGTTTCAAACTGCTGTTTTGACCCCATTGTCTATTACTTCACATCAGATACCATTCAAAATTCCATAAAAAAGAACCGGTCCACCAGACCACGGGATGTCAGATTCTCTGAAAGGCCAGTTTCAGAAAGCTTCATTCAACACAGCCTTCAGaccataaaaatgaaaatatttgacaGTGACTCTACAATATAA